A stretch of Aerococcaceae bacterium zg-252 DNA encodes these proteins:
- the rpsH gene encoding 30S ribosomal protein S8, translated as MVMTDPIADFLTRIRNANSVGHKTVSAPSSNMKVAIAEILKNEGFIKNYEVTEDDKQNEIKVFLKYGRNNEKVITGIKRISKPGLRVYAKNEELPKVLNGLGIAIISTSNGIVTDKQARQAGVGGEVLAYIW; from the coding sequence ATGGTTATGACAGATCCAATTGCAGATTTCTTAACACGTATTCGTAATGCGAACAGTGTTGGTCATAAGACAGTTTCTGCTCCATCTTCAAATATGAAAGTTGCGATTGCTGAAATCTTAAAAAATGAAGGTTTCATCAAAAACTATGAAGTAACTGAAGATGATAAACAAAACGAAATCAAAGTATTCTTAAAATACGGACGTAATAACGAAAAAGTTATCACAGGTATTAAACGTATTTCAAAACCAGGTTTACGTGTATATGCTAAAAACGAAGAGTTACCTAAAGTATTAAATGGGTTAGGTATCGCAATTATCTCTACATCAAACGGTATTGTTACTGATAAACAAGCTCGTCAAGCTGGTGTAGGTGGCGAAGTATTAGCTTATATTTGGTAA
- a CDS encoding type Z 30S ribosomal protein S14 has translation MAKTSMVQKNKRQPKFKVQEYTRCERCGRPHSVYRKFKLCRICFRELAYKGQIPGVKKASW, from the coding sequence TTGGCTAAAACATCAATGGTTCAAAAGAACAAACGTCAACCTAAGTTTAAAGTGCAAGAGTATACACGTTGCGAACGTTGTGGACGTCCACACTCAGTTTATCGTAAATTCAAACTTTGCCGTATTTGCTTCCGTGAACTTGCTTATAAAGGTCAAATTCCAGGCGTTAAAAAAGCTAGTTGGTAA